One window of the Sporichthyaceae bacterium genome contains the following:
- a CDS encoding DUF3105 domain-containing protein, with the protein MAKRPKDPNEPSRADKAATFNADKAKQARREKLQNRLVIGFVVVCVIAAGVIWKSKHHGGSGDATVKALQAVGTSPVVAGCGPPSDDGTGVAAKSSAAPSAAPSPSASSAPGPQTIVTPGQRVHYPMVPPSLGPHLANPVAVNGGGFYTAQDRPPMEGLVANLNAGWTVLWYDAGALGPDQVGKIQKAAGILHKDTRYSEFVASEWDAAYGTMPAGTPIALVRWTQQPINGTNPGGHRAFCHEISGEAILQYMIYFGAPIAAGESND; encoded by the coding sequence GTGGCGAAGCGACCGAAGGACCCGAACGAGCCGAGTCGGGCGGACAAGGCCGCGACGTTCAATGCCGATAAGGCCAAGCAGGCCCGGCGCGAGAAGCTCCAGAACCGGTTGGTCATCGGCTTCGTGGTCGTGTGTGTGATCGCCGCGGGGGTGATCTGGAAGTCCAAGCACCACGGCGGCAGCGGCGACGCGACAGTCAAGGCGCTGCAGGCTGTCGGGACGAGCCCGGTCGTCGCCGGCTGCGGCCCCCCGAGCGACGACGGGACCGGGGTCGCTGCCAAGTCCTCGGCGGCGCCGTCGGCCGCCCCCTCACCCTCGGCCTCGTCCGCTCCGGGTCCCCAGACCATCGTGACGCCCGGGCAGCGGGTCCACTACCCGATGGTCCCGCCCAGCTTGGGCCCGCACCTGGCCAACCCGGTCGCGGTCAACGGCGGCGGCTTCTACACCGCCCAGGACCGCCCGCCGATGGAAGGTCTGGTCGCGAACCTGAACGCGGGCTGGACCGTGCTCTGGTACGACGCCGGGGCGCTGGGCCCGGACCAGGTCGGCAAGATCCAGAAGGCCGCCGGAATTCTGCACAAGGACACGCGTTACAGCGAGTTCGTCGCCTCGGAGTGGGACGCCGCGTACGGCACGATGCCCGCCGGTACCCCGATCGCACTGGTCCGCTGGACCCAGCAGCCGATCAACGGCACGAACCCCGGCGGCCATCGGGCGTTCTGCCACGAGATCTCGGGCGAGGCGATCCTGCAGTACATGATCTACTTCGGGGCCCCGATCGCGGCGGGCGAGTCGAACGACTGA
- a CDS encoding NDP-sugar synthase encodes MGQVTAAEAILLVGGQGSRLRPLTVNIPKPMLPCAGVPLLAHQIVRLREVGVRHVILATSYRPEVFTEYFGDGTALGLALEYMTETEPLGTGGGIRNAGALLGPDPEAPVLVLNGDVLSGHDIGAQLAVHAAACAEVTLHLVRVPDPRAFGCVPTNAEGRVTAFLEKSPEPVSDQINAGCYVFRRGTIDTIPDGDVVSVERDTFPGLLSGGSVVAGYVECSYWLDLGTPAAFVQGSADLVRGVLRSVAVERPGAALVAPDATVAVDAVIDGGSAIGPGAVVGAGAQVSGSVLLAGAQVAAGAVVRDSVVGLGAYVGERTALSGAVVGDAARIGADNELIAGARVWTDAVIGDHAVRFSAPS; translated from the coding sequence GTGGGTCAGGTCACTGCCGCCGAGGCGATCCTGCTCGTCGGTGGTCAGGGAAGCAGGCTGCGGCCGCTGACCGTCAACATCCCCAAGCCGATGCTGCCGTGCGCCGGCGTCCCGTTGCTCGCGCACCAGATCGTCCGGCTGCGCGAGGTCGGGGTCCGCCACGTGATCCTGGCGACCTCCTACCGCCCCGAGGTGTTCACCGAGTACTTCGGCGACGGGACAGCGCTGGGCCTGGCGCTGGAGTACATGACCGAGACCGAACCGCTGGGCACCGGTGGTGGGATCCGCAATGCGGGTGCGTTGCTGGGTCCGGACCCCGAGGCGCCGGTCCTGGTGCTCAACGGCGATGTGCTGTCCGGGCACGACATCGGCGCCCAGTTGGCCGTCCACGCCGCGGCGTGCGCCGAGGTGACCCTGCACCTGGTGCGGGTGCCGGACCCCCGGGCGTTCGGCTGCGTACCGACCAACGCCGAGGGCCGGGTCACCGCGTTCCTGGAGAAGAGCCCGGAGCCGGTCAGCGACCAGATCAACGCCGGTTGCTACGTGTTCCGCCGCGGCACGATCGACACGATCCCGGACGGGGACGTGGTCTCGGTGGAGCGCGACACGTTCCCCGGCCTGCTGTCCGGCGGCTCGGTGGTGGCCGGTTACGTCGAGTGCTCGTACTGGCTCGACCTGGGGACCCCGGCGGCGTTCGTGCAGGGTTCCGCGGACCTGGTGCGCGGCGTGCTGCGCTCGGTTGCGGTCGAGCGGCCCGGGGCGGCGCTCGTGGCACCGGACGCGACCGTCGCGGTCGACGCGGTGATCGACGGCGGCAGCGCCATCGGACCCGGCGCTGTGGTCGGGGCCGGCGCGCAGGTGTCCGGCAGCGTCCTGCTGGCCGGGGCGCAGGTCGCGGCAGGGGCGGTCGTGCGCGACAGCGTTGTGGGCCTGGGGGCCTACGTCGGGGAGCGGACCGCGCTGTCCGGCGCCGTGGTCGGCGACGCGGCGCGGATCGGAGCGGACAACGAGCTGATCGCCGGCGCCCGGGTGTGGACCGACGCGGTCATCGGCGACCACGCTGTGCGGTTCTCCGCGCCGTCCTGA
- a CDS encoding glycosyltransferase family 1 protein: MGRYIEGLVPALDRAGADIAVACQRADADRLSRLAPNTRILSAPPTVAHRPERLAWEQEGLPRLAEEIGAEVIHCPQYSMPSDTSIPVVVTLHDATMFSNPDMYADERGDFFRSATRLSLERAARFIVPSRATRDELVRMLGADPAKVNVAYHGIDSTVFRPPDEVERDRVARRLGLHGETYVGSLGEMSRRKNIPELIRGWIMAVSDFERPPALVLAGPATGDPAIAEAVSHVPEHLKLVRPGFLRPADLPGFMGGATVMAFPSRSEGFGFPTLEAMACGAAVLIARRLSLPEVGGEAAAYTEPESESIARNLAKLLQDGDRRRALSEAAHARSQLFTWTASAQIHLDTYAQAAAATEQN, from the coding sequence GTGGGCAGGTACATCGAGGGCCTTGTCCCGGCGCTGGACCGGGCAGGTGCCGACATCGCCGTCGCCTGTCAGCGCGCCGACGCCGATCGGCTCTCGCGGCTGGCGCCGAACACCCGGATCCTGTCCGCGCCGCCGACCGTCGCACACCGGCCGGAACGACTCGCCTGGGAGCAGGAGGGCCTGCCCCGCCTGGCCGAGGAGATCGGCGCCGAGGTCATCCACTGCCCGCAGTACTCGATGCCGAGCGACACGTCGATCCCCGTCGTCGTGACGCTGCACGACGCGACGATGTTCAGCAACCCGGACATGTACGCCGACGAACGTGGCGACTTCTTCCGCTCGGCGACCCGGTTGTCACTGGAGCGGGCGGCCCGTTTCATCGTGCCGTCCCGGGCCACCCGTGACGAACTGGTCCGCATGCTCGGCGCTGATCCGGCCAAGGTGAACGTCGCCTACCACGGCATCGACTCGACGGTGTTCCGGCCGCCGGACGAGGTCGAGCGCGACCGCGTGGCTCGCCGGTTGGGCCTGCACGGCGAGACCTACGTCGGCTCGCTGGGCGAGATGTCGCGGCGCAAGAACATCCCCGAACTGATCCGCGGCTGGATCATGGCGGTCTCCGACTTCGAGCGTCCGCCCGCGCTGGTGCTGGCCGGTCCGGCGACCGGCGACCCGGCGATCGCCGAGGCGGTTTCCCACGTCCCGGAGCACCTGAAGCTGGTCCGACCCGGATTCCTGCGCCCCGCCGACCTGCCCGGCTTCATGGGCGGGGCGACGGTCATGGCGTTCCCGAGCCGGTCGGAGGGCTTCGGGTTCCCGACCCTGGAGGCCATGGCCTGCGGCGCGGCCGTGCTGATCGCCCGGCGTCTGTCGTTGCCCGAGGTCGGCGGTGAGGCCGCGGCCTACACCGAGCCGGAGTCGGAGTCGATCGCCCGGAACCTGGCCAAGCTGTTGCAGGACGGCGACCGGCGGCGCGCGCTGTCCGAGGCCGCGCACGCGCGGTCGCAGTTGTTCACCTGGACCGCCTCCGCGCAGATCCATCTGGACACGTACGCGCAGGCCGCGGCGGCGACCGAACAGAACTGA